Proteins encoded within one genomic window of Nordella sp. HKS 07:
- a CDS encoding EI24 domain-containing protein translates to MIKAAFAAFADVLSPDFRSVLFKAIGLALVLLVAVVAGTVLLLDMLKLAPWGWGNNIIEVAAGLGMAVLAFFMIPPVTALFAGLYLDRIAGLVERKHYPSDPPGRELPTTKAILLGLQFGFLVLVVNLAVLPMLLFGIGALVLLLVNAYLLSREYFEMAAMRHMPVEEARELRRQNSPHILAAGFIPAALALVPFVNLVVPLFSTSYFVHIFKGLKRSSP, encoded by the coding sequence ATGATCAAAGCCGCCTTCGCCGCCTTCGCCGATGTGCTCTCCCCCGACTTCCGCAGCGTCCTGTTCAAGGCGATCGGCCTTGCATTGGTGCTCCTCGTCGCCGTGGTCGCCGGGACGGTGCTGCTGCTCGACATGCTGAAGCTCGCCCCCTGGGGCTGGGGCAACAACATCATCGAGGTCGCGGCGGGACTCGGCATGGCCGTGCTCGCCTTCTTCATGATCCCGCCGGTCACCGCCCTCTTCGCCGGGCTCTATCTCGACCGCATCGCCGGCCTCGTCGAGCGCAAGCATTATCCGTCCGATCCGCCGGGCCGCGAATTGCCGACGACCAAGGCCATCCTGCTCGGCCTGCAATTCGGTTTCCTGGTTCTCGTCGTCAATCTGGCGGTGCTGCCGATGCTGCTGTTCGGCATCGGCGCGCTCGTGCTGCTGCTCGTCAACGCCTATCTGCTCAGCCGCGAATATTTCGAGATGGCGGCGATGCGCCATATGCCGGTGGAGGAAGCCCGGGAGCTGCGCCGGCAGAACTCACCGCACATCCTCGCCGCCGGCTTCATCCCGGCGGCCTTGGCGCTCGTTCCCTTCGTCAATCTCGTCGTGCCGTTGTTCTCGACCAGCTACTTCGTCCACATCTTCAAGGGACTGAAACGGTCTTCTCCTTGA
- a CDS encoding efflux RND transporter periplasmic adaptor subunit: MKNLASGLVLATALLLGPAHAQQQAAPPPAVVVEPAEMQVIAQRADFVGRIEAIEKVELRARITGFLKQVTFTEGDRVKEGETLFEIEPEPFQAAIDQREAQLASAKAELQNAEINLKRSLDLVKTNAVAQAQVDQRQADAAKARASVLQMEAALREAEIQFSYTTIEAPISGRIGRTAFTRGNLVDPSSGVLATIVRDDEVRAVFNVTQREILDYRKSGGGALTVRLRLADGSLYDKPGKLDFIDVVSDQKTDSQLVRAVFPNPDHILTDGQTIRVVIERAEDKPSVTVPQAAVAVDQAGSYTFVVDQANKVEQRRIKTGPQREGRIAVTEGLKGGELVIVEGLQRVRAGMEVAPQRAETVN; encoded by the coding sequence TTGAAGAATCTGGCAAGCGGTCTGGTCCTGGCGACAGCCCTTTTACTCGGTCCGGCGCATGCCCAGCAGCAGGCGGCGCCGCCGCCGGCTGTCGTCGTCGAACCCGCCGAAATGCAGGTGATCGCGCAGCGAGCAGATTTCGTCGGCCGCATCGAGGCGATCGAAAAGGTCGAGTTGCGCGCCCGCATCACCGGCTTCCTGAAGCAGGTCACTTTCACGGAAGGCGACCGGGTCAAGGAAGGCGAGACGCTGTTCGAGATCGAGCCCGAGCCGTTTCAGGCGGCGATTGATCAGCGCGAAGCGCAACTCGCTTCCGCCAAGGCCGAACTCCAGAACGCGGAGATCAACCTCAAGCGCTCCCTCGATCTGGTAAAGACCAATGCGGTCGCCCAGGCCCAGGTCGATCAGCGCCAGGCGGATGCCGCGAAAGCACGTGCTTCCGTGCTCCAGATGGAGGCCGCTCTGCGCGAGGCGGAAATTCAGTTTTCCTATACGACGATCGAGGCCCCCATATCGGGACGCATTGGACGCACCGCCTTCACCAGGGGCAATCTGGTCGATCCGTCCTCGGGCGTGCTGGCGACGATCGTGCGCGACGATGAAGTGCGTGCCGTCTTCAATGTCACCCAGCGTGAGATTCTCGACTATCGCAAGAGCGGCGGCGGCGCGCTGACCGTCAGGCTCAGACTTGCCGACGGCAGCCTCTATGACAAGCCGGGCAAGCTCGATTTCATCGACGTGGTCTCCGATCAGAAGACCGACAGCCAGCTCGTGCGGGCGGTCTTTCCCAACCCCGATCATATTCTGACCGATGGGCAGACCATCCGCGTCGTCATCGAGCGGGCCGAGGACAAGCCGTCGGTGACCGTGCCGCAGGCGGCGGTCGCCGTCGACCAGGCCGGTTCCTACACATTCGTCGTCGATCAGGCGAACAAGGTCGAGCAGCGCCGCATCAAGACCGGCCCGCAGCGCGAGGGCCGCATCGCCGTGACGGAAGGGCTGAAGGGGGGCGAGCTCGTGATCGTCGAGGGCCTGCAACGCGTGCGGGCGGGCATGGAAGTCGCTCCGCAGCGCGCCGAAACGGTCAACTGA